A genomic window from Actinomycetaceae bacterium MB13-C1-2 includes:
- the pntB gene encoding Re/Si-specific NAD(P)(+) transhydrogenase subunit beta, which yields MTNIFLTLAMVPLDHVDLPGGADNVATPEYWTVHFVKLAYLIAAILFILSLRGLSTHESSRRGNHFGVLGMTIALAATILAALSSGPARGVLVTALLIAVAMIIGAMIGLWRAQKVEMTGMPELIALLHSFVGLAAVLVGYNSFIAPDPASAALGGFHAGEVFLGVFIGAVTLTGSIVAFLKLSGRVSGAPLTLPGRNWLNLGAILISVGLMVWFIAVHESSIAWIPFIVMTVIALLLGVHLVAAIGGGDMPVVVSMLNSYSGWAAAAAGFMLGNDLLIIVGALVGSSGAFLSYIMCRAMNRSFISVILGGFGSADSSGPAAEEDGEYREINAEQVAALLDGSRRVVITPGYGMAVAQAQYPVAELTQALRDKGVDVTFGIHPVAGRLPGHMNVLLAEAKVPYDVVLEMDELNEDFEDVDVVLVIGANDTVNPAAEEPGSPIAGMPVLKVWDAQNVVVFKRSMATGYAGVQNPLFFNENTQMLFGDAKDSVDKILQAVRVGV from the coding sequence ATGACTAATATTTTTCTGACGCTGGCGATGGTCCCCCTGGATCATGTTGATCTTCCGGGTGGGGCGGACAATGTTGCAACCCCCGAGTACTGGACTGTGCACTTCGTAAAGCTCGCATATCTGATTGCGGCAATCCTGTTTATCCTGTCGCTGCGAGGCCTATCGACGCACGAGTCGTCCCGTCGAGGCAACCATTTTGGTGTTCTTGGTATGACGATCGCGCTAGCTGCCACCATTTTGGCTGCCCTGTCGTCAGGACCAGCCCGAGGGGTCTTGGTTACGGCTCTGCTAATTGCGGTGGCAATGATCATCGGAGCCATGATCGGCCTGTGGCGCGCTCAGAAGGTTGAGATGACGGGCATGCCGGAACTCATCGCTTTGCTGCACAGCTTCGTCGGCCTGGCAGCCGTTCTGGTCGGCTATAACTCCTTCATCGCTCCTGATCCTGCGTCCGCCGCTCTGGGAGGGTTCCACGCGGGCGAGGTCTTCCTGGGTGTTTTCATCGGCGCGGTCACGCTGACCGGATCGATCGTTGCGTTCCTTAAGCTCTCCGGACGTGTTTCGGGAGCGCCGCTGACGCTCCCCGGTCGTAACTGGCTGAACCTCGGAGCAATCCTCATTTCAGTCGGCCTGATGGTCTGGTTCATTGCGGTTCACGAAAGCTCCATTGCCTGGATTCCATTCATCGTGATGACCGTGATCGCGCTACTGCTCGGAGTCCACCTTGTTGCCGCGATCGGCGGCGGTGACATGCCGGTTGTGGTGTCGATGCTGAACTCGTACTCAGGCTGGGCTGCAGCAGCGGCGGGCTTCATGCTCGGTAATGACCTATTGATTATTGTTGGGGCGCTTGTTGGCTCCTCGGGTGCCTTCCTTTCGTACATTATGTGCCGTGCGATGAACCGCTCGTTTATCTCGGTGATTCTGGGCGGGTTCGGATCGGCCGATTCATCTGGCCCGGCGGCCGAGGAAGATGGGGAGTACCGCGAGATCAATGCAGAGCAGGTTGCGGCGTTGCTGGATGGTTCACGCAGGGTCGTAATCACACCGGGCTACGGCATGGCTGTTGCTCAGGCGCAGTATCCGGTCGCGGAACTGACTCAGGCACTACGTGACAAGGGCGTGGACGTGACTTTCGGAATTCATCCGGTCGCTGGTCGCCTCCCGGGGCACATGAACGTGCTATTGGCGGAAGCCAAAGTTCCATATGACGTCGTCCTAGAGATGGACGAGCTCAACGAGGACTTCGAGGACGTGGACGTGGTACTGGTCATCGGGGCGAACGACACCGTGAACCCCGCAGCCGAGGAGCCCGGTTCACCGATTGCGGGAATGCCGGTTCTGAAGGTGTGGGATGCGCAGAACGTGGTTGTCTTCAAGCGGTCGATGGCAACCGGGTACGCCGGGGTGCAAAACCCGTTGTTCTTTAACGAGAACACGCAGATGCTGTTCGGGGACGCCAAGGACTCAGTGGACAAGATCCTGCAGGCAGTGAGGGTAGGCGTCTAG
- a CDS encoding cold-shock protein has protein sequence MADTMTGVVKWFNSQKGFGFITPDDGSADVFAHYSNIEGSGIRNLYEEQKVQFRVENSPKGLSAVEIVAID, from the coding sequence ATGGCAGATACCATGACTGGTGTCGTGAAATGGTTCAATTCGCAGAAGGGCTTCGGCTTCATCACTCCTGATGATGGTTCCGCCGATGTCTTCGCGCACTACAGCAACATTGAGGGTTCGGGCATCCGTAACCTGTACGAGGAGCAGAAGGTCCAGTTCCGCGTTGAGAATAGCCCCAAGGGCCTTAGCGCAGTTGAGATCGTAGCGATCGACTAG
- a CDS encoding glycoside hydrolase family 125 protein — MNEHEEVLPSIDSEIFELSQLVSARYSTNPLVARVFQNCLAYSWSSAISVSKESAPGAPEIFVRTGDIPAMWLRDSVAQMRPYLPLARHPKVREVLTGVLRRQQRCIQIDPYANAFNDGPTGATGETSDVPAPGSWVWERKFELDSICAPLQFGYAIWRASDSTEHLDAEFRTMAETILQLMELEQDHAASNYQFLRLYGPFSTDSLPCDGKGDPTAKTGMIWSGFRPSDDRCEFGYHIPANAMAVASLGGLAQIASEVWNDEAFAQRVLRIAQRVHRGILDHGLLERDDRTILAYEVDGLGGALFADDANLPSLLGLPLTGWLGQTDPIYESTRRWVLSPDNPYYYQGTSASGVGSAHTPPGYIWPIAIATQGLTGTEDELSQAITTLTETTGGTEYMHESFDPNNPKSYTRPWFGWANAMYAELVMKSVGIEIAEYFPKWSGN; from the coding sequence ATGAACGAACACGAAGAAGTCTTGCCCTCTATTGACAGCGAGATATTCGAGTTATCTCAGCTAGTGTCGGCTCGTTATAGCACGAACCCTTTAGTGGCCCGCGTCTTCCAGAACTGTCTTGCCTACTCGTGGTCGAGTGCAATCAGCGTCTCGAAAGAGTCGGCTCCGGGTGCGCCCGAGATTTTCGTTCGTACAGGAGACATCCCGGCGATGTGGCTTCGCGACAGTGTCGCGCAAATGCGACCATACCTTCCACTAGCCCGGCATCCGAAAGTGCGCGAAGTCCTTACCGGCGTTCTCCGTCGTCAACAGCGTTGCATCCAAATTGACCCCTATGCCAACGCGTTTAACGATGGGCCAACCGGAGCGACGGGCGAAACGTCGGATGTCCCGGCCCCAGGTAGTTGGGTCTGGGAGAGAAAGTTTGAACTTGATTCGATCTGTGCCCCACTTCAGTTTGGTTACGCAATTTGGCGCGCATCCGATTCAACGGAGCATCTAGACGCCGAGTTTCGGACGATGGCCGAGACCATCCTTCAACTTATGGAGCTAGAACAGGATCACGCTGCCTCCAACTACCAGTTCCTGCGTCTATACGGACCGTTTAGTACCGACTCGCTTCCATGCGACGGAAAGGGCGATCCAACCGCCAAGACCGGCATGATCTGGTCTGGATTCCGACCTTCTGATGACAGATGTGAGTTTGGATACCACATTCCGGCGAACGCGATGGCCGTGGCATCGCTCGGGGGCTTGGCGCAGATTGCGAGCGAAGTCTGGAATGATGAGGCATTTGCCCAAAGAGTTTTGCGCATTGCGCAGCGTGTTCATCGTGGGATTCTTGATCACGGGCTACTTGAGCGAGATGACCGCACGATACTCGCCTATGAAGTGGATGGTCTCGGCGGCGCTCTGTTCGCGGACGATGCGAACTTGCCCAGCCTCCTAGGGCTACCTCTCACCGGCTGGCTGGGGCAGACTGACCCGATCTACGAGTCGACCCGGAGATGGGTGCTCTCGCCGGATAATCCTTATTACTACCAGGGAACGTCGGCAAGTGGAGTAGGAAGCGCCCACACCCCGCCCGGATACATCTGGCCAATAGCTATCGCAACTCAGGGCCTCACCGGGACCGAGGACGAACTCTCGCAAGCAATTACGACTCTCACCGAAACCACTGGCGGAACCGAGTACATGCATGAGAGCTTCGACCCAAACAACCCCAAGTCCTACACGCGTCCGTGGTTCGGTTGGGCGAATGCGATGTACGCCGAACTCGTTATGAAGTCCGTGGGAATCGAGATTGCCGAGTATTTTCCAAAGTGGAGCGGGAACTAG
- a CDS encoding sugar ABC transporter permease, translating to MTSESRTSVEVTTEQQSSHSSKDKDLSSESRARARAIANRDLKPALFFLAPALVGCAVFVVYPLISAIVLSLTDFNGITPPEFVGIENFRRLFTTDPSFISSLKATGYLVLLYVPLSIILGLLLALFVNVRLPAVSFVRTILYLPAVLPIVATVTLWKFIFDPQVGLANQIIGALGLPEQQWLSNSATAMPSIVLVMLWGIGSTMVIMLAALQAVPREIYEAAMIDGSGSIRMFFQITLPSIVPILILQFVMQLNAAMQTFVQPRILTQGGPGWDTTTLMLSIYDHAFPTMGRIPELGFATAQVWVLFAIVVAVLAVSARFMKIWKYDDAVQY from the coding sequence GTGACATCCGAATCTAGGACATCGGTGGAAGTAACAACCGAGCAACAGTCGAGTCATTCGAGCAAAGACAAGGATCTTTCATCCGAAAGTCGCGCACGGGCGCGCGCAATAGCAAATAGGGACCTAAAGCCAGCGCTGTTTTTCTTGGCGCCGGCTTTGGTGGGCTGTGCGGTATTTGTGGTCTACCCGCTGATCAGCGCGATTGTCTTATCACTGACCGACTTCAACGGCATCACACCGCCGGAGTTTGTCGGAATAGAAAACTTTCGTCGTCTGTTTACGACTGACCCCTCATTCATTTCATCACTGAAGGCAACGGGATATCTTGTTTTGCTCTACGTGCCGCTATCCATAATCCTCGGACTGCTACTCGCACTGTTTGTGAATGTACGGCTTCCAGCGGTCTCATTTGTGCGCACGATACTCTACCTTCCTGCAGTGCTGCCGATTGTGGCGACGGTGACGCTTTGGAAGTTTATTTTCGACCCGCAGGTGGGACTCGCAAACCAGATAATCGGAGCACTCGGGCTTCCTGAACAACAGTGGCTAAGTAACTCGGCAACGGCGATGCCCTCGATTGTTTTGGTCATGCTTTGGGGCATCGGATCAACCATGGTGATTATGCTCGCGGCGTTGCAGGCGGTCCCCAGAGAAATCTATGAAGCCGCGATGATCGACGGGTCGGGGTCGATCAGAATGTTCTTCCAGATCACCCTACCGTCGATTGTTCCCATCCTTATCTTGCAGTTTGTGATGCAGCTGAATGCGGCCATGCAGACGTTCGTTCAACCACGAATACTCACTCAGGGTGGACCCGGATGGGATACGACGACGCTCATGCTTTCTATCTACGATCACGCATTTCCAACCATGGGACGAATCCCAGAGCTTGGATTTGCTACAGCCCAAGTCTGGGTACTTTTTGCCATAGTTGTTGCAGTTTTGGCTGTCTCAGCGCGATTCATGAAGATTTGGAAGTACGACGATGCCGTCCAGTACTAG
- a CDS encoding RidA family protein has product MSVKEKLAQLEIELPEVPTPVAAYVPALVDRGVVRTSGQLPFLDGSLVSEGLCGTVAVTNKRAKAAARQAALNALAAAAAAAGGLDNLESVVRVVVYVASTDGFFAQPEIANGASEILMEIFGVPHVRSAVGVAALPLNATVEVEVEFALI; this is encoded by the coding sequence GTGTCTGTCAAAGAAAAACTGGCACAGCTCGAGATTGAGCTACCGGAAGTTCCCACGCCGGTAGCCGCTTATGTGCCCGCGCTGGTCGACCGCGGAGTAGTACGCACATCCGGCCAACTCCCGTTTCTAGACGGCTCACTGGTTTCCGAGGGTTTGTGCGGAACCGTAGCGGTGACCAACAAACGAGCCAAGGCGGCAGCCCGTCAGGCTGCACTGAACGCACTCGCAGCCGCAGCCGCAGCAGCCGGAGGGCTCGATAACCTCGAGAGCGTTGTACGAGTCGTTGTCTATGTGGCGTCCACAGACGGCTTTTTTGCCCAACCTGAAATCGCTAACGGGGCGTCCGAGATCCTTATGGAGATATTCGGCGTCCCACACGTTCGCTCGGCAGTGGGCGTAGCAGCGCTTCCTCTGAACGCGACGGTCGAGGTCGAGGTCGAGTTTGCTCTAATCTAG